From the Priestia koreensis genome, one window contains:
- a CDS encoding gluconeogenesis factor YvcK family protein, translating into MTAGSERVIPKVVVIGGGTGLSVLLRGLKNYPIDITAIVTVADDGGSSGRLRDELEIPAPGDIRNVLTALSDVEPLVEELFQHRFETGNELTGHSVGNLFLAAMTSITGDFMHAIREMSKVLNVRGKVIPSANRSVVLHAEMEDGTIITGESKIPEANKQIKRVFLSPPDIKPLAETLKAIRRADLIVFGPGSLYTSILPNLLVPKIGEELCKSDAKKVYVCNIMTQAGETSNYTAADHIKALYDHLPEPFLTSVIVNSAPVPNIVKRKYEEENATPVELDEEELKKLGLEVIAEHIVQYDGHIIRHDTKKVALLLLDLLGEKYNPSHDDFITE; encoded by the coding sequence ATGACTGCCGGCAGTGAGCGCGTAATACCTAAAGTAGTAGTCATTGGCGGTGGCACTGGATTGTCGGTGCTGTTGAGAGGATTAAAAAATTATCCAATTGATATTACTGCCATTGTGACTGTCGCAGATGACGGGGGAAGCTCAGGAAGACTTCGTGATGAGCTGGAAATTCCAGCTCCCGGAGACATTCGAAATGTATTGACTGCGTTATCAGATGTAGAGCCTCTTGTAGAAGAGTTATTTCAGCATCGTTTTGAAACGGGAAATGAGCTAACCGGTCATTCTGTAGGGAATTTATTTTTAGCAGCCATGACCTCCATCACAGGAGACTTTATGCATGCCATTCGTGAAATGAGTAAAGTACTAAACGTGCGTGGTAAGGTTATTCCATCCGCAAATCGAAGCGTGGTTTTACACGCTGAAATGGAGGATGGAACGATTATAACAGGTGAGTCAAAAATTCCAGAAGCGAACAAGCAGATTAAGCGAGTATTTTTATCTCCTCCTGACATTAAACCTCTAGCTGAGACGTTAAAGGCGATTCGTCGTGCTGACCTCATTGTTTTTGGTCCCGGAAGCTTGTATACAAGCATTCTCCCTAATTTACTTGTCCCAAAAATCGGAGAAGAACTTTGTAAATCCGATGCGAAGAAGGTGTACGTGTGCAATATTATGACACAAGCAGGAGAAACCTCTAATTACACAGCAGCTGATCATATTAAAGCATTGTATGATCATTTGCCAGAACCGTTTTTGACGAGTGTAATCGTCAATAGTGCTCCTGTACCAAACATCGTGAAGCGCAAATACGAGGAAGAGAACGCTACGCCAGTAGAGCTTGATGAAGAGGAATTGAAGAAGTTGGGGTTAGAAGTGATCGCGGAACATATTGTTCAATATGATGGACACATTATTCGCCATGACACGAAAAAAGTAGCGTTGTTGCTACTCGATTTATTAGGAGAGAAGTATAATCCTAGTCATGACGATTTCATAACAGAGTGA
- the rapZ gene encoding RNase adapter RapZ, which translates to MSVGAVNDIKLVIITGMSGAGKTVAIQSLEDLGYFCVDNLPPTLLPKFLELMKESGNKMNQVALVMDLRGRDFFESLLAALDNIAETTWISPQILFLDAKDSVLVSRYKETRRSHPLSPTGLPLEGIENERALLEDLKGRAQLILDTSDLKPRELREKILKQFSSNAGEVFSVNVMSFGFKYGLPIDADLVFDVRFLPNPHYIDHMRPKTGLEEEVSSYVLKWNETQKFIEKTIDLLAFMLPHYKREGKSQLVVAIGCTGGQHRSVTLAEHIGHHFETEYNTHISHRDIERRKETKR; encoded by the coding sequence ATGAGTGTTGGTGCTGTAAACGATATTAAATTAGTCATTATAACGGGCATGTCAGGTGCTGGGAAAACAGTCGCAATTCAAAGCTTAGAGGACTTAGGTTATTTTTGCGTAGATAACCTTCCTCCAACACTGCTGCCTAAATTTCTAGAGTTAATGAAAGAGTCCGGAAATAAAATGAACCAAGTCGCGCTTGTCATGGATTTAAGAGGCCGTGATTTCTTCGAAAGCTTGTTAGCGGCGCTAGATAATATTGCGGAGACGACGTGGATTTCACCGCAAATTTTATTTTTAGATGCCAAAGATTCCGTCCTCGTCTCTCGCTACAAAGAAACGAGACGATCTCACCCGCTTTCACCAACAGGTCTTCCATTAGAAGGCATTGAAAACGAACGAGCGCTTTTAGAGGATTTGAAGGGACGCGCACAGCTAATTCTTGATACATCCGACTTGAAGCCTCGGGAGCTTCGAGAGAAAATCTTAAAGCAGTTTTCTTCTAATGCGGGGGAAGTATTTTCAGTAAATGTGATGTCTTTTGGCTTTAAATATGGACTGCCGATTGATGCTGATCTAGTATTTGATGTGCGTTTTCTACCTAACCCACATTATATAGACCATATGCGTCCTAAAACGGGATTAGAGGAAGAAGTGTCTTCATACGTTTTAAAGTGGAATGAGACACAAAAGTTTATTGAAAAAACAATCGATTTGTTAGCATTTATGCTACCACATTACAAGCGAGAAGGAAAAAGTCAGCTTGTAGTGGCAATCGGTTGTACGGGAGGTCAACATCGCTCTGTTACGCTCGCAGAACATATTGGCCATCACTTTGAGACAGAATACAATACTCATATTTCACATCGAGATATTGAGAGGAGAAAGGAAACGAAGCGATGA
- a CDS encoding 8-oxo-dGTP diphosphatase, with amino-acid sequence MQRVTNCVLVKDNKVLLLQKPRRNWWVAPGGKMEQGESVKDTVVREYREETGIYLKNPTVKGIFTFTMKENDQVVSEWMMFTFFATDFDGTNVLESEEGKLSWHELEDVSELPMAPGDYHIIDYVAKGSGVIYGNFTYTTDFELLAYRIDPT; translated from the coding sequence ATGCAAAGGGTCACAAACTGTGTATTAGTAAAAGATAACAAAGTGTTATTGCTTCAAAAACCCCGACGCAACTGGTGGGTGGCCCCAGGCGGGAAAATGGAGCAAGGGGAATCTGTTAAAGATACCGTTGTGCGGGAGTATCGTGAGGAAACGGGAATTTACTTAAAAAATCCGACGGTAAAAGGAATTTTTACGTTTACAATGAAAGAAAACGATCAAGTCGTTTCTGAATGGATGATGTTTACTTTTTTTGCTACAGATTTTGATGGGACAAATGTGCTAGAATCTGAAGAAGGTAAGCTGTCATGGCATGAGCTTGAGGATGTTAGCGAGCTTCCGATGGCCCCAGGGGATTATCATATTATTGATTATGTGGCAAAGGGAAGCGGCGTTATCTATGGAAACTTTACGTATACAACAGACTTTGAGCTGCTAGCCTATCGAATAGATCCAACTTAA
- a CDS encoding tetratricopeptide repeat protein encodes MGKDSNLKTEKAQVVLFKQAGDFYYKKGVKAYQNHDLVKAKKYFQRAHRLKPDDTSIMLEYSVVLTELGEYQQSNQLLLDIDVENDAIECHYLIANNYAHLGLFQESAKYAQRYLEADPEGEFKEETEELLDLLSIEVEDDDVESAYEDDLIIKQEEAKRLLEQAKFEEAITVLNGVIEDYPEFWSAYNNLALAHFYLDHLEEAMSILEMVLEKNPGNIHALCNQLIFHYYCQQTEEMNALAEQLAPITPMIVEHRYKLGATFALIGKYEYAYRCLRLLYKHGYEGDASFYYWLSSAAYFTGNEKFAKSIWKRVLEEMPDKEGLEPWNRVDAKIQLDPVALKQQIHENLSSDKQSEQLCGLFLTSFLNGDLSHLLSPYEAEMKDDQLLTAVYKELMARGTHPGAEVVQYLGLTESEDSYFLLSFWSHLYVKAFKKEIPIVNAKGWAAAINYMWRKYVKEKKVSQAEIADSYGMSTSTIGKYVKVVNSLLE; translated from the coding sequence ATGGGAAAAGACTCTAATCTAAAAACAGAAAAAGCACAGGTCGTGTTATTTAAGCAAGCCGGTGACTTTTACTATAAAAAAGGTGTAAAAGCCTACCAAAACCACGACTTAGTGAAAGCGAAAAAGTATTTTCAACGTGCCCATCGTCTGAAGCCTGATGATACATCCATTATGCTTGAGTATTCTGTCGTCCTAACGGAGTTAGGGGAATACCAACAGTCTAACCAACTCTTACTTGATATAGATGTAGAAAATGATGCCATAGAGTGTCACTACTTAATTGCAAATAACTATGCTCATCTTGGGTTGTTTCAAGAGTCCGCAAAATACGCACAGCGTTACTTAGAAGCAGATCCAGAGGGTGAATTTAAGGAAGAAACGGAAGAATTATTGGATTTATTATCCATTGAGGTCGAAGATGATGATGTAGAATCGGCTTATGAAGATGATTTAATTATTAAGCAAGAAGAGGCAAAGCGTCTTTTAGAACAAGCGAAGTTCGAAGAAGCAATTACCGTGTTAAATGGTGTTATTGAAGACTACCCTGAATTTTGGTCGGCATATAATAATTTAGCGCTTGCTCATTTTTATTTAGATCATCTAGAAGAAGCGATGAGTATTCTAGAAATGGTATTAGAGAAAAACCCGGGTAATATTCATGCTTTATGTAATCAGCTCATCTTCCATTACTACTGTCAGCAAACAGAGGAAATGAATGCGTTAGCTGAACAATTAGCACCTATTACCCCAATGATCGTTGAGCATCGCTACAAGCTAGGTGCAACCTTTGCGTTGATCGGAAAATATGAGTACGCGTATCGTTGTCTTCGCTTGCTTTACAAGCATGGCTACGAGGGAGATGCTTCTTTTTATTACTGGCTTTCAAGCGCTGCTTATTTTACAGGAAACGAAAAGTTCGCGAAAAGCATCTGGAAACGTGTATTAGAAGAGATGCCTGATAAAGAGGGGCTAGAGCCTTGGAACCGAGTTGATGCGAAAATTCAGCTAGACCCAGTGGCGTTAAAGCAACAAATTCATGAGAACCTTTCAAGCGACAAGCAATCAGAGCAGTTATGTGGCTTGTTTTTAACGTCTTTTTTAAACGGTGATTTAAGTCATCTTCTCTCCCCTTATGAAGCGGAGATGAAAGACGATCAGCTGTTGACGGCTGTGTACAAGGAGCTTATGGCAAGAGGAACTCATCCAGGTGCTGAAGTCGTTCAGTATCTAGGCCTTACGGAAAGTGAAGATAGTTATTTTCTATTGTCATTTTGGTCACACTTGTATGTAAAGGCATTTAAAAAAGAAATACCAATTGTAAATGCGAAAGGTTGGGCAGCGGCGATTAACTATATGTGGCGTAAATACGTGAAAGAGAAAAAAGTATCACAAGCAGAAATCGCTGATTCTTACGGGATGTCGACGTCCACGATTGGAAAATATGTTAAAGTCGTGAATAGCTTGCTTGAATGA
- the hisIE gene encoding bifunctional phosphoribosyl-AMP cyclohydrolase/phosphoribosyl-ATP diphosphatase HisIE, with protein sequence MNIEAIKFDAQGLVPAIVQDAGSKEVLTLAYMNKESLEKSVETGETWFYSRSRQELWHKGATSGNTQKIVSMSYDCDADSLLVRVNPDGPACHTGAYSCFNETLTGVQSTPSADRFEILSTLETVIAEREAEMPEGAYTTYLFEKGVDKILKKVGEEASEVIIAAKNRDPEELKWEVADLFYHVLVLLREQKLPLDEVIAVLNKRHK encoded by the coding sequence ATGAACATAGAAGCCATTAAATTTGATGCACAGGGACTAGTACCAGCAATCGTACAAGATGCGGGCAGTAAAGAGGTACTAACGCTTGCTTATATGAACAAAGAGTCATTAGAAAAATCCGTCGAGACAGGTGAGACCTGGTTTTACAGCCGCTCTCGTCAAGAGCTTTGGCACAAAGGTGCAACGTCTGGTAATACGCAAAAGATTGTCAGCATGTCATACGACTGCGATGCGGATTCTCTTCTAGTAAGAGTAAATCCAGACGGCCCCGCTTGTCATACGGGAGCTTACAGCTGCTTTAATGAGACGCTAACAGGTGTTCAATCAACGCCTTCTGCAGATCGATTTGAAATCCTAAGTACGTTAGAGACAGTAATCGCAGAACGCGAGGCGGAAATGCCAGAAGGCGCTTATACGACGTATCTTTTTGAAAAAGGCGTCGATAAAATTCTTAAAAAAGTCGGCGAAGAAGCGTCAGAAGTGATCATTGCAGCAAAAAATCGTGATCCTGAGGAGCTTAAGTGGGAGGTCGCGGATTTATTTTATCACGTGCTTGTTCTGCTTCGTGAACAAAAATTGCCTCTCGATGAAGTCATCGCTGTTTTAAATAAACGTCATAAATAA
- the hisF gene encoding imidazole glycerol phosphate synthase subunit HisF, with protein MITKRIIPCLDVKEGRVVKGVQFVELRDAGDPVELAKFYDEEGADELVFLDISASHEGRKTMVHVVEEVASQLAIPFTVGGGINEVEDMKRMLRAGADKVSLNTAAVLNPSLITEGADFFGSQCIVVAIDAKYDPELGSWRVYTHGGRNATEWEVVEWAKEVVKRGAGEILLTSMDQDGAKNGFNLPLTKAVSEAVTVPVIASGGAGNGQHFVDAFEEGQADAALAASIFHYKETSVKEIKAYAKQQGVLVR; from the coding sequence ATGATTACGAAACGAATTATTCCATGCTTAGATGTAAAAGAAGGACGCGTTGTGAAGGGAGTTCAGTTTGTTGAGCTACGAGACGCAGGTGATCCTGTTGAGTTAGCCAAGTTTTATGATGAAGAAGGAGCAGATGAGCTCGTCTTTTTAGATATTTCAGCTTCTCATGAAGGCCGTAAAACGATGGTTCACGTCGTCGAAGAGGTAGCAAGTCAGCTTGCAATTCCTTTTACAGTAGGTGGAGGGATTAATGAAGTAGAAGATATGAAGCGCATGCTTCGTGCAGGTGCCGATAAGGTTTCGCTCAACACAGCTGCTGTGCTAAACCCATCTTTAATTACGGAGGGAGCAGATTTCTTCGGCTCACAGTGCATCGTTGTTGCCATTGATGCGAAGTATGATCCCGAATTAGGATCGTGGCGCGTGTATACGCATGGCGGCCGTAACGCAACGGAGTGGGAAGTTGTGGAATGGGCAAAAGAAGTGGTGAAGCGCGGCGCAGGTGAAATCCTTCTGACAAGTATGGATCAAGACGGCGCTAAAAATGGTTTCAACCTCCCGCTCACCAAAGCGGTAAGCGAAGCGGTGACCGTTCCTGTTATTGCATCAGGAGGAGCAGGAAACGGCCAGCATTTCGTGGATGCTTTTGAAGAAGGTCAAGCTGATGCGGCACTTGCTGCTTCGATCTTCCATTACAAAGAAACATCTGTGAAAGAAATTAAAGCGTATGCCAAACAACAAGGAGTGTTAGTTCGATGA
- the hisA gene encoding 1-(5-phosphoribosyl)-5-[(5-phosphoribosylamino)methylideneamino]imidazole-4-carboxamide isomerase produces the protein MSNFTIYPAIDMRGGKCVRLLQGDYDQETVYGDSPVDMAKLFADEGAEWIHMVDLDGAKAKKRVNDEYVLKVKETLPVKVQIGGGIRTEEDVAYYLNAGIDRVILGSAAIADPAFVKKMLATYGEKIAIGIDARDGYVATEGWTETSTIKATDLGKELAAAGAETFIFTDIATDGMLSGPNVQGIVEMAEATGKQVIASGGISGLADLTALKEYSGKGVAGSIVGKALYTNKFTVKEALQEVKA, from the coding sequence ATGAGTAATTTTACGATTTATCCAGCGATTGATATGCGCGGCGGAAAGTGTGTGCGCTTATTACAAGGAGATTATGATCAAGAAACGGTCTATGGTGATTCACCGGTTGATATGGCAAAGCTGTTTGCCGACGAGGGAGCAGAGTGGATTCACATGGTCGATTTAGACGGAGCAAAGGCGAAAAAACGCGTGAATGATGAATACGTGCTAAAAGTAAAAGAGACGCTTCCAGTCAAGGTTCAAATTGGCGGAGGTATTCGTACAGAAGAGGACGTGGCATATTACTTAAACGCAGGTATTGACCGCGTCATTTTAGGCAGTGCGGCCATTGCTGATCCTGCGTTTGTGAAAAAGATGCTTGCTACATACGGTGAGAAAATTGCAATCGGCATTGACGCAAGGGACGGATATGTAGCAACAGAAGGCTGGACAGAAACATCTACCATTAAAGCGACAGATCTAGGGAAAGAGCTTGCGGCAGCCGGTGCGGAGACGTTTATTTTTACCGATATTGCAACAGACGGAATGCTATCAGGCCCAAACGTTCAGGGGATTGTCGAGATGGCAGAAGCGACAGGAAAGCAGGTTATTGCCTCTGGTGGAATTAGTGGACTAGCAGACTTAACTGCTCTGAAGGAATATAGCGGTAAAGGCGTAGCTGGATCGATTGTCGGGAAGGCTCTTTACACAAATAAGTTTACGGTGAAAGAAGCGCTTCAAGAGGTGAAGGCATGA
- the hisH gene encoding imidazole glycerol phosphate synthase subunit HisH, with the protein MIGIIDYGMGNLYSVSKALERLEYDYFISENPEELQKAKGYILPGVGSFKDAMEALNNQGLTSFIQSEVKAGKPILGICLGMQLLYEESDENGLTSGLGLLAGRVARFKGVTESGERYKVPHMGWNVLDFQQSSPLLKQMDPGHVYFVHSYYATGTQQEEVIATSSYDVDVPAVVGKGHVFGTQFHPEKSSHLGMSILRNYANFVEEGGNRDE; encoded by the coding sequence ATGATCGGGATTATTGATTATGGAATGGGGAATTTATATAGCGTGAGTAAAGCGCTTGAGCGCCTAGAGTACGACTATTTTATTTCAGAAAATCCTGAAGAGCTTCAAAAAGCAAAGGGCTATATTCTTCCTGGCGTTGGTTCCTTCAAGGATGCGATGGAAGCCTTGAACAACCAGGGATTAACGAGTTTCATTCAATCTGAAGTAAAGGCAGGGAAACCGATCCTAGGCATTTGCTTAGGCATGCAGCTTTTATATGAAGAAAGCGATGAAAATGGATTAACGTCTGGATTAGGATTATTAGCAGGACGAGTTGCTAGATTCAAAGGTGTGACAGAATCCGGTGAGCGCTATAAGGTTCCTCACATGGGGTGGAATGTACTAGACTTTCAACAGTCTTCACCACTTTTAAAGCAAATGGACCCAGGGCACGTATACTTTGTGCATTCTTATTATGCGACTGGTACACAACAAGAAGAAGTGATCGCGACAAGCTCCTATGACGTTGATGTTCCAGCTGTAGTCGGAAAAGGTCACGTATTTGGCACGCAGTTTCATCCCGAGAAAAGCAGCCATCTAGGAATGAGCATCTTACGCAATTACGCAAACTTTGTTGAGGAAGGAGGAAATCGTGATGAGTAA
- the hisB gene encoding imidazoleglycerol-phosphate dehydratase HisB, translated as MMREARIARKTNETNIDLTLAIDGEGQAELETGVPFLDHMLDLFTKHGQFNLNLDAKGDVEIDDHHTTEDIGICLGQALKEALGDKKGIKRYGNAFVPMDDALAQVVVDLSNRPHFEIRGDIPSSRVGTFDTELVHEFLWKFALEARMNLHVIIHYGRNTHHIIEAVFKAMARALDEATTVDPRIKGVPSTKGML; from the coding sequence ATAATGAGAGAGGCACGTATTGCACGCAAAACAAACGAAACGAATATTGATTTAACACTGGCAATCGATGGAGAGGGTCAAGCAGAGCTTGAAACGGGAGTGCCTTTTTTAGATCATATGCTTGATTTGTTCACAAAGCACGGTCAGTTTAATTTGAATTTAGATGCAAAAGGTGATGTGGAGATTGATGATCACCACACAACAGAAGATATCGGAATTTGTTTAGGTCAGGCATTAAAAGAGGCGTTAGGAGACAAGAAAGGAATTAAGCGCTACGGAAACGCGTTTGTACCAATGGATGATGCTCTTGCGCAAGTGGTTGTGGATTTAAGCAACCGTCCGCATTTTGAAATTCGCGGTGACATTCCTTCAAGTCGGGTCGGGACGTTTGATACAGAGCTTGTTCATGAGTTTCTATGGAAGTTTGCGTTAGAGGCACGTATGAATCTGCACGTCATTATTCACTATGGCCGCAATACCCATCACATTATTGAAGCCGTATTTAAAGCAATGGCACGAGCACTGGACGAAGCCACAACGGTTGATCCGCGTATCAAAGGAGTTCCATCAACGAAAGGAATGTTATAA
- the hisD gene encoding histidinol dehydrogenase: MKIEKISSSVSLKRSIDQGNEQQREAVLSILEAVKREGDAALHAYTEKFDQVTISTLLVSDEEKQAAYEEVDEQMLAIIREAADNIRDYHLRMVQQSWMVTKEDGTMLGQKVTPLDAVGVYVPGGLAAYPSSVLMNVIPAQVAGVERIVMVSPPQKNGKLPAGVVVAATELGVEEIYKVGGAQAVAALAYGTETIQPVDKIVGPGNIFVALAKREVFGLVDIDSIAGPSEIVVLADETAYANEVAADLLSQAEHDARASSVLVTTSMELAEAVALEVEEQTSRLPRKEIVEASIRDYGAIYVTETMAEAIDAVNSLAPEHLEVVTENPMEILGRIKHAGAIFLGRYSSEPVGDYFAGPNHVLPTNGTAKFSSPLSVDTFVKKSSIISYSQKALEENAHKIAAFARLEGLEAHARAVESRFKKDTN, translated from the coding sequence GTGAAAATCGAGAAAATATCAAGTTCAGTAAGCTTAAAGCGATCGATTGATCAAGGGAACGAGCAGCAGCGAGAAGCTGTTTTATCCATTCTAGAAGCGGTGAAGCGTGAAGGAGATGCTGCGCTTCATGCGTATACGGAAAAATTTGATCAGGTGACGATATCTACGCTTCTTGTTAGCGATGAGGAAAAGCAAGCAGCATACGAAGAAGTAGACGAGCAAATGCTTGCCATTATTCGCGAGGCAGCGGACAACATTCGTGATTATCACCTTCGTATGGTACAGCAATCATGGATGGTGACAAAAGAAGACGGGACGATGCTAGGTCAGAAGGTGACGCCTCTTGACGCAGTAGGGGTATATGTTCCGGGTGGGTTAGCAGCTTATCCATCCTCTGTCTTAATGAACGTAATTCCTGCGCAAGTAGCAGGTGTGGAGAGAATCGTGATGGTATCGCCGCCGCAAAAAAATGGAAAACTACCTGCTGGAGTGGTTGTAGCGGCTACAGAGCTCGGAGTAGAAGAGATTTACAAAGTAGGAGGCGCACAGGCTGTTGCGGCTCTTGCGTATGGAACAGAAACAATTCAGCCGGTAGATAAAATCGTTGGCCCAGGAAACATTTTTGTCGCGTTGGCGAAGCGGGAAGTGTTTGGGTTAGTCGACATTGATTCGATTGCCGGCCCAAGTGAAATTGTCGTATTAGCTGACGAAACGGCTTATGCCAATGAAGTAGCAGCTGATTTGTTGTCACAAGCAGAGCACGATGCACGAGCTTCAAGCGTTCTCGTCACGACTTCAATGGAACTAGCAGAAGCTGTCGCGCTTGAAGTAGAAGAACAGACGAGCCGCTTGCCGCGTAAAGAGATCGTGGAGGCATCCATTCGTGACTACGGTGCTATATACGTAACGGAAACGATGGCTGAAGCAATTGATGCCGTAAACAGCTTAGCACCTGAACATTTAGAAGTAGTAACCGAGAATCCAATGGAGATTTTAGGTCGTATCAAACATGCAGGCGCGATCTTCTTAGGTCGCTATAGCTCTGAACCGGTCGGTGATTATTTTGCCGGGCCTAACCACGTACTACCAACAAACGGTACGGCGAAGTTCTCAAGTCCGTTATCTGTTGATACATTTGTCAAAAAATCAAGCATCATTTCTTATAGCCAAAAAGCATTAGAAGAGAATGCCCATAAAATTGCTGCGTTTGCTCGCTTAGAAGGGTTAGAAGCCCATGCACGAGCGGTTGAGTCACGCTTTAAAAAAGATACGAACTGA
- the hisG gene encoding ATP phosphoribosyltransferase: MSEVLTIAMPKGRIFEEAADLLRKANFQLPQEFDDSRKLIVDVPEENIRFILAKPMDVATYVEYGVADLGIAGKDVLLEEERDVYEVLDLKISKCHLAVAGLANGQASEVAKKVATKYPNVASTYFRQQGEQVEIIPLNGSIELGPIIGLADRIVDIVSTGRTLIENGLVELEHIEDITSRLIVNPVSYRLKDERIDDMVNRLTTVVENM, translated from the coding sequence ATGAGCGAAGTGTTAACAATTGCGATGCCAAAGGGAAGAATTTTTGAAGAAGCAGCTGATTTGCTACGAAAAGCAAATTTTCAGCTACCACAGGAATTCGATGACTCAAGAAAACTTATCGTAGACGTTCCCGAAGAAAACATTCGCTTCATCCTTGCCAAGCCAATGGATGTTGCAACATATGTTGAGTACGGCGTAGCCGATCTAGGGATTGCAGGAAAAGATGTTTTATTAGAAGAAGAGAGAGATGTCTACGAAGTCCTCGACTTAAAAATTAGTAAATGTCACTTAGCTGTAGCAGGATTAGCAAACGGACAGGCGTCTGAAGTAGCGAAAAAGGTAGCAACGAAATATCCAAACGTAGCATCGACGTATTTTCGTCAGCAGGGAGAGCAGGTCGAAATTATTCCGCTTAACGGATCAATTGAGCTAGGACCTATCATCGGTCTAGCCGATCGCATCGTGGACATTGTTTCGACAGGCCGAACCCTTATCGAAAATGGACTCGTTGAGCTTGAGCACATCGAGGACATTACGTCCCGCCTAATTGTAAATCCAGTGAGCTATCGTTTAAAAGATGAACGAATTGATGATATGGTGAACCGCTTAACGACGGTTGTTGAGAACATGTGA
- a CDS encoding ATP phosphoribosyltransferase regulatory subunit, which translates to MSKLFMFEKPLGMRDTLPNLFEYKKAVREQVASEISSWGYQYMATPTLEYYETVGSASSILDQQLFKLLDKDGHTLVLRPDMTAPIARVAASKLHKNIPLRLAYEANVYRAQQREGGRPAEFEQIGVELIGDPSLSSDAEVISLMIGALKRAGLASFKVAIGHIGYVNALFLEIVGNEERANVLRRFLYEKDYVGYRNHVQKLGLSSIDKERLLQLLNLRGGEMKIVEAMDLVESEEGKKAASELQRLWSMLDAYGVTEEIKIDFNLVSHMSYYTGILFEVYAENVGFQIGNGGRYDQLLAKFDTPMAATGFGIQLDRLLEALGKDAFQQKERACILYSQERLGEALALATEKRQRGEMIVMQEVSGVEDIDTFTKAFEDVTYLIGRNGKEDQS; encoded by the coding sequence GTGTCAAAGTTATTTATGTTTGAAAAGCCTCTAGGAATGCGTGATACGCTCCCAAATTTATTTGAATATAAAAAAGCCGTACGAGAGCAGGTGGCTTCCGAAATTAGCAGCTGGGGTTATCAATATATGGCGACACCAACCCTTGAGTATTATGAAACGGTTGGCAGTGCTTCCTCTATTTTAGATCAACAGCTTTTTAAATTATTGGATAAAGATGGGCATACGCTCGTGTTACGCCCTGATATGACGGCCCCAATCGCACGTGTCGCAGCATCCAAGCTGCACAAAAATATTCCACTGCGTCTTGCTTATGAAGCGAACGTATATCGTGCACAGCAGCGTGAGGGCGGTCGCCCAGCAGAGTTTGAACAAATCGGTGTGGAGCTGATTGGTGATCCGTCTCTTAGCAGCGATGCCGAAGTCATTAGTTTAATGATTGGGGCATTAAAGCGAGCGGGATTAGCGTCCTTTAAAGTAGCGATTGGTCATATTGGTTACGTGAATGCACTGTTCCTTGAGATTGTCGGGAACGAAGAACGAGCGAACGTACTAAGACGTTTTCTCTATGAAAAGGATTATGTAGGATACCGTAACCATGTTCAAAAGCTCGGATTATCCTCTATCGATAAAGAAAGACTTCTACAGTTATTAAATTTACGCGGTGGCGAAATGAAAATTGTTGAAGCAATGGATTTAGTCGAAAGTGAAGAAGGCAAAAAAGCTGCCTCTGAGCTACAGCGTTTATGGAGCATGTTGGATGCATATGGAGTAACGGAAGAAATTAAAATTGATTTTAATCTTGTAAGCCATATGAGCTATTACACGGGAATTCTGTTTGAAGTATATGCGGAAAACGTTGGTTTTCAAATCGGAAACGGTGGTCGTTATGATCAGCTGCTAGCGAAATTTGATACGCCGATGGCAGCGACAGGATTTGGCATCCAGCTAGATCGCCTGTTAGAAGCTTTGGGGAAAGACGCATTTCAGCAAAAAGAAAGAGCGTGTATTTTATATAGCCAAGAGCGTTTAGGAGAAGCACTAGCACTCGCAACCGAGAAGCGTCAGCGCGGAGAGATGATCGTGATGCAAGAGGTTAGCGGCGTGGAGGATATTGATACATTTACAAAGGCTTTTGAAGATGTCACCTATTTAATTGGACGAAACGGCAAGGAGGATCAATCATGA